NNNNNNNNNNNNNNNNNNNNNNNNNNNNNNNNNNNNNNNNNNNNNNNNNNNNNNNNNNNNNNNNNNNNNNNNNNNNNNNNNNNNNNNNNNNNNNNNNNNNNNNNNNNNNNNNNNNNNNNNNNNNNNNNNNNNNNNNNNNNNNNNNNNNNNNNNNNNNNNNNNNNNNNNNNNNNNNNNNNNNNNNNNNNNNNNNNNNNNNNNNNNNNNNNNNNNNNNNNNNNNNNNNNNNNNNNNNNNNNNNNNNNNNNNNNNNNNNNNNNNNNNNNNNNNNNNNNNNNNNNNNNNNNNNNNNNNNNNNNNNNNNNNNNNNNNNNNNNNNNNNNNNNNNNNNNNNNNNNNNNNNNNNNNNNNNNNNNNNNNNNNNNNNNNNNNNNNNNNNNNNNNNNNNNNNNNNNNNNNNNNNNNNNNNNNNNNNNNNNNNNNNNNNNNNNNNNNNNNNNNNNNNNNNNNNNNNNNNNNNNNNNNNNNNNNNNNNNNNNNNNNNNNNNNNNNNNNNNNNNNNNNNNNNNNNNNNNNNNNNNNNNNNNNNNNNNNNNNNNNNNNNNNNNNNNNNNNNNNNNNNNNNNNNNNNNNNNNNNNNNNNNNNNNNNNNNNNNNNNNNNNNNNNNNNNNNNNNNNNNNNNNNNNNNNNNNNNNNNNNNNNNNNNNNNNNNNNNNNNNNNNNNNNNNNNNNNNNNNNNNNNNNNNNNNNNNNNNNNNNNNNNNNNNNNNNNNNNNNNNNNNNNNNNNNNNNNNNNNNNNNNNNNNNNNNNNNNNNNNNNNNNNNNNNNNNNNNNNNNNNNNNNNNNNNNNNNNNNNNNNNNNNNNNNNNNNNNNNNNNNNNNNNNNNNNNNNNNNNNNNNNNNNNNNNNNNNNNNNNNNNNNNNNNNNNNNNNNNNNNNNNNNNNNNNNNNNNNNNNNNNNNNNNNNNNNNNNNNNNNNNNNNNNNNNNNNNNNNNNNNNNNNNNNNNNNNNNNNNNNNNNNNNNNNNNNNNNNNNNNNNNNNNNNNNNNNNNNNNNNNNNNNNNNNNNNNNNNNNNNNNNNNNNNNNNNNNNNNNNNNNNNNNNNNNNNNNNNNNNNNNNNNNNNNNNNNNNNNNNNNNNNNNNNNNNNNNNNNNNNNNNNNNNNNNNNNNNNNNNNNNNNNNNNNNNNNNNNNNNNNNNNNNNNNNNNNNNNNNNNNNNNNNNNNNNNNNNNNNNNNNNNNNNNNNNNNNNNNNNNNNNNNNNNNNNNNNNNNNNNNNNNNNNNNNNNNNNNNNNNNNNNNNNNNNNNNNNNNNNNNNNNNNNNNNNNNNNNNNNNNNNNNNNNNNNNNNNNNNNNNNNNNNNNNNNNNNNNNNNNNNNNNNNNNNNNNNNNNNNNNNNNNNNNNNNNNNNNNNNNNNNNNNNNNNNNNNNNNNNNNNNNNNNNNNNNNNNNNNNNNNNNNNNNNNNNNNNNNNNNNNNNNNNNNNNNNNNNNNNNNNNNNNNNNNNNNNNNNNNNNNNNNNNNNNNNNNNNNNNNNNNNNNNNNNNNNNNNNNNNNNNNNNNNNNNNNNNNNNNNNNNNNNNNNNNNNNNNNNNNNNNNNNNNNNNNNNNNNNNNNNNNNNNNNNNNNNNNNNNNNNNNNNNNNNNNNNNNNNNNNNNNNNNNNNNNNNNNNNNNNNNNNNNNNNNNNNNNNNNNNNNNNNNNNNNNNNNNNNNNNNNNNNNNNNNNNNNNNNNNNNNNNNNNNNNNNNNNNNNNNNNNNNNNNNNNNNNNNNNNNNNNNNNNNNNNNNNNNNNNNNNNNNNNNNNNNNNNNNNNNNNNNNNNNNNNNNNNNNNNNNNNNNNNNNNNNNNNNNNNNNNNNNNNNNNNNNNNNNNNNNNNNNNNNNNNNNNNNNNNNNNNNNNNNNNNNNNNNNNNNNNNNNNNNNNNNNNNNNNNNNNNNNNNNNNNNNNNNNNNNNNNNNNNNNNNNNNNNNNNNNNNNNNNNNNNNNNNNNNNNNNNNNNNNNNNNNNNNNNNNNNNNNNNNNNNNNNNNNNNNNNNNNNNNNNNNNNNNNNNNNNNNNNNNNNNNNNNNNNNNNNNNNNNNNNNNNNNNNNNNNNNNNNNNNNNNNNNNNNNNNNNNNNNNNNNNNNNNNNNNNNNNNNNNNNNNNNNNNNNNNNNNNNNNNNNNNNNNNNNNNNNNNNNNNNNNNNNNNNNNNNNNNNNNNNNNNNNNNNNNNNNNNNNNNNNNNNNNNNNNNNNNNNNNNNNNNNNNNNNNNNNNNNNNNNNNNNNNNNNNNNNNNNNNNNNNNNNNNNNNNNNNNNNNNNNNNNNNNNNNNNNNNNNNNNNNNNNNNNNNNNNNNNNNNNNNNNNNNNNNNNNNNNNNNNNNNNNNNNNNNNNNNNNNNNNNNNNNNNNNNNNNNNNNNNNNNNNNNNNNNNNNNNNNNNNNNNNNNNNNNNNNNNNNNNNNNNNNNNNNNNNNNNNNNNNNNNNNNNNNNNNNNNNNNNNNNNNNNNNNNNNNNNNNNNNNNNNNNNNNNNNNNNNNNNNNNNNNNNNNNNNNNNNNNNNNNNNNNNNNNNNNNNNNNNNNNNNNNNNNNNNNNNNNNNNNNNNNNNNNNNNNNNNNNNNNNNNNNNNNNNNNNNNNNNNNNNNNNNNNNNNNNNNNNNNNNNNNNNNNNNNNNNNNNNNNNNNNNNNNNNNNNNNNNNNNNNNNNNNNNNNNNNNNNNNNNNNNNNNNNNNNNNNNNNNNNNNNNNNNNNNNNNNNNNNNNNNNNNNNNNNNNNNNNNNNNNNNNNNNNNNNNNNNNNNNNNNNNNNNNNNNNNNNNNNNNNNNNNNNNNNNNNNNNNNNNNNNNNNNNNNNNNNNNNNNNNNNNNNNNNNNNNNNNNNNNNNNNNNNNNNNNNNNNNNNNNNNNNNNNNNNNNNNNNNNNNNNNNNNNNNNNNNNNNNNNNNNNNNNNNNNNNNNNNNNNNNNNNNNNNNNNNNNNNNNNNNNNNNNNNNNNNNNNNNNNNNNNNNNNNNNNNNNNNNNNNNNNNNNNNNNNNNNNNNNNNNNNNNNNNNNNNNNNNNNNNNNNNNNNNNNNNNNNNNNNNNNNNNNNNNNNNNNNNNNNNNNNNNNNNNNNNNNNNNNNNNNNNNNNNNNNNNNNNNNNNNNNNNNNNNNNNNNNNNNNNNNNNNNNNNNNNNNNNNNNNNNNNNNNNNNNNNNNNNNNNNNNNNNNNNNNNNNNNNNNNNNNNNNNNNNNNNNNNNNNNNNNNNNNNNNNNNNNNNNNNNNNNNNNNNNNNNNNNNNNNNNNNNNNNNNNNNNNNNNNNNNNNNNNNNNNNNNNNNNNNNNNNNNNNNNNNNNNNNNNNNNNNNNNNNNNNNNNNNNNNNNNNNNNNNNNNNNNNNNNNNNNNNNNNNNNNNNNNNNNNNNNNNNNNNNNNNNNNNNNNNNNNNNNNNNNNNNNNNNNNNNNNNNNNNNNNNNNNNNNNNNNNNNNNNNNNNNNNNNNNNNNNNNNNNNNNNNNNNNNNNNNNNNNNNNNNNNNNNNNNNNNNNNNNNNNNNNNNNNNNNNNNNNNNNNNNNNNNNNNNNNNNNNNNNNNNNNNNNNNNNNNNNNNNNNNNNNNNNNNNNNNNNNNNNNNNNNNNNNNNNNNNNNNNNNNNNNNNNNNNNNNNNNNNNNNNNNNNNNNNNNNNNNNNNNNNNNNNNNNNNNNNNNNNNNNNNNNNNNNNNNNNNNNNNNNNNNNNNNNNNNNNNNNNNNNNNNNNNNNNNNNNNNNNNNNNNNNNNNNNNNNNNNNNNNNNNNNNNNNNNNNNNNNNNNNNNNNNNNNNNNNNNNNNNNNNNNNNNNNNNNNNNNNNNNNNNNNNNNNNNNNNNNNNNNNNNNNNNNNNNNNNNNNNNNNNNNNNNNNNNNNNNNNNNNNNNNNNNNNNNNNNNNNNNNNNNNNNNNNNNNNNNNNNNNNNNNNNNNNNNNNNNNNNNNNNNNNNNNNNNNNNNNNNNNNNNNNNNNNNNNNNNNNNNNNNNNNNNNNNNNNNNNNNNNNNNNNNNNNNNNNNNNNNNNNNNNNNNNNNNNNNNNNNNNNNNNNNNNNNNNNNNNNNNNNNNNNNNNNNNNNNNNNNNNNNNNNNNNNNNNNNNNNNNNNNNNNNNNNNNNNNNNNNNNNNNNNNNNNNNNNNNNNNNNNNNNNNNNNNNNNNNNNNNNNNNNNNNNNNNNNNNNNNNNNNNNNNNNNNNNNNNNNNNNNNNNNNNNNNNNNNNNNNNNNNNNNNNNNNNNNNNNNNNNNNNNNNNNNNNNNNNNNNNNNNNNNNNNNNNNNNNNNNNNNNNNNNNNNNNNNNNNNNNNNNNNNNNNNNNNNNNNNNNNNNNNNNNNNNNNNNNNNNNNNNNNNNNNNNNNNNNNNNNNNNNNNNNNNNNNNNNNNNNNNNNNNNNNNNNNNNNNNNNNNNNNNNNNNNNNNNNNNNNNNNNNNNNNNNNNNNNNNNNNNNNNNNNNNNNNNNNNNNNNNNNNNNNNNNNNNNNNNNNNNNNNNNNNNNNNNNNNNNNNNNNNNNNNNNNNNNNNNNNNNNNNNNNNNNNNNNNNNNNNNNNNNNNNNNNNNNNNNNNNNNNNNNNNNNNNNNNNNNNNNNNNNNNNNNNNNNNNNNNNNNNNNNNNNNNNNNNNNNNNNNNNNNNNNNNNNNNNNNNNNNNNNNNNNNNNNNNNNNNNNNNNNNNNNNNNNNNNNNNNNNNNNNNNNNNNNNNNNNNNNNNNNNNNNNNNNNNNNNNNNNNNNNNNNNNNNNNNNNNNNNNNNNNNNNNNNNNNNNNNNNNNNNNNNNNNNNNNNNNNNNNNNNNNNNNNNNNNNNNNNNNNNNNNNNNNNNNNNNNNNNNNNNNNNNNNNNNNNNNNNNNNNNNNNNNNNNNNNNNNNNNNNNNNNNNNNNNNNNNNNNNNNNNNNNNNNNNNNNNNNNNNNNNNNNNNNNNNNNNNNNNNNNNNNNNNNNNNNNNNNNNNNNNNNNNNNNNNNNNNNNNNNNNNNNNNNNNNNNNNNNNNNNNNNNNNNNNNNNNNNNNNNNNNNNNNNNNNNNNNNNNNNNNNNNNNNNNNNNNNNNNNNNNNNNNNNNNNNNNNNNNNNNNNNNNNNNNNNNNNNNNNNNNNNNNNNNNNNNNNNNNNNNNNNNNNNNNNNNNNNNNNNNNNNNNNNNNNNNNNNNNNNNNNNNNNNNNNNNNNNNNNNNNNNNNNNNNNNNNNNNNNNNNNNNNNNNNNNNNNNNNNNNNNNNNNNNNNNNNNNNNNNNNNNNNNNNNNNNNNNNNNNNNNNNNNNNNNNNNNNNNNNNNNNNNNNNNNNNNNNNNNNNNNNNNNNNNNNNNNNNNNNNNNNNNNNNNNNNNNNNNNNNNNNNNNNNNNNNNNNNNNNNNNNNNNNNNNNNNNNNNNNNNNNNNNNNNNNNNNNNNNNNNNNNNNNNNNNNNNNNNNNNNNNNNNNNNNNNNNNNNNNNNNNNNNNNNNNNNNNNNNNNNNNNNNNNNNNNNNNNNNNNNNNNNNNNNNNNNNNNNNNNNNNNNNNNNNNNNNNNNNNNNNNNNNNNNNNNNNNNNNNNNNNNNNNNNNNNNNNNNNNNNNNNNNNNNNNNNNNNNNNNNNNNNNNNNNNNNNNNNNNNNNNNNNNNNNNNNNNNNNNNNNNNNNNNNNNNNNNNNNNNNNNNNNNNNNNNNNNNNNNNNNNNNNNNNNNNNNNNNNNNNNNNNNNNNNNNNNNNNNNNNNNNNNNNNNNNNNNNNNNNNNNNNNNNNNNNNNNNNNNNNNNNNNNNNNNNNNNNNNNNNNNNNNNNNNNNNNNNNNNNNNNNNNNNNNNNNNNNNNNNNNNNNNNNNNNNNNNNNNNNNNNNNNNNNNNNNNNNNNNNNNNNNNNNNNNNNNNNNNNNNNNNNNNNNNNNNNNNNNNNNNNNNNNNNNNNNNNNNNNNNNNNNNNNNNNNNNNNNNNNNNNNNNNNNNNNNNNNNNNNNNNNNNNNNNNNNNNNNNNNNNNNNNNNNNNNNNNNNNNNNNNNNNNNNNNNNNNNNNNNNNNNNNNNNNNNNNNNNNNNNNNNNNNNNNNNNNNNNNNNNNNNNNNNNNNNNNNNNNNNNNNNNNNNNNNNNNNNNNNNNNNNNNNNNNNNNNNNNNNNNNNNNNNNNNNNNNNNNNNNNNNNNNNNNNNNNNNNNNNNNNNNNNNNNNNNNNNNNNNNNNNNNNNNNNNNNNNNNNNNNNNNNNNNNNNNNNNNNNNNNNNNNNNNNNNNNNNNNNNNNNNNNNNNNNNNNNNNNNNNNNNNNNNNNNNNNNNNNNNNNNNNNNNNNNNNNNNNNNNNNNNNNNNNNNNNNNNNNNNNNNNNNNNNNNNNNNNNNNNNNNNNNNNNNNNNNNNNNNNNNNNNNNNNNNNNNNNNNNNNNNNNNNNNNNNNNNNNNNNNNNNNNNNNNNNNNNNNNNNNNNNNNNNNNNNNNNNNNNNNNNNNNNNNNNNNNNNNNNNNNNNNNNNNNNNNNNNNNNNNNNNNNNNNNNNNNNNNNNNNNNNNNNNNNNNNNNNNNNNNNNNNNNNNNNNNNNNNNNNNNNNNNNNNNNNNNNNNNNNNNNNNNNNNNNNNNNNNNNNNNNNNNNNNNNNNNNNNNNNNNNNNNNNNNNNNNNNNNNNNNNNNNNNNNNNNNNNNNNNNNNNNNNNNNNNNNNNNNNNNNNNNNNNNNNNNNNNNNNNNNNNNNNNNNNNNNNNNNNNNNNNNNNNNNNNNNNNNNNNNNNNNNNNNNNNNNNNNNNNNNNNNNNNNNNNNNNNNNNNNNNNNNNNNNNNNNNNNNNNNNNNNNNNNNNNNNNNNNNNNNNNNNNNNNNNNNNNNNNNNNNNNNNNNNNNNNNNNNNNNNNNNNNNNNNNNNNNNNNNNNNNNNNNNNNNNNNNNNNNNNNNNNNNNNNNNNNNNNNNNNNNNNNNNNNNNNNNNNNNNNNNNNNNNNNNNNNNNNNNNNNNNNNNNNNNNNNNNNNNNNNNNNNNNNNNNNNNNNNNNNNNNNNNNNNNNNNNNNNNNNNNNNNNNNNNNNNNNNNNNNNNNNNNNNNNNNNNNNNNNNNNNNNNNNNNNNNNNNNNNNNNNNNNNNNNNNNNNNNNNNNNNNNNNNNNNNNNNNNNNNNNNNNNNNNNNNNNNNNNNNNNNNNNNNNNNNNNNNNNNNNNNNNNNNNNNNNNNNNNNNNNNNNNNNNNNNNNNNNNNNNNNNNNNNNNNNNNNNNNNNNNNNNNNNNNNNNNNNNNNNNNNNNNNNNNNNNNNNNNNNNNNNNNNNNNNNNNNNNNNNNNNNNNNNNNNNNNNNNNNNNNNNNNNNNNNNNNNNNNNNNNNNNNNNNNNNNNNNNNNNNNNNNNNNNNNNNNNNNNNNNNNNNNNNNNNNNNNNNNNNNNNNNNNNNNNNNNNNNNNNNNNNNNNNNNNNNNNNNNNNNNNNNNNNNNNNNNNNNNNNNNNNNNNNNNNNNNNNNNNNNNNNNNNNNNNNNNNNNNNNNNNNNNNNNNNNNNNNNNNNNNNNNNNNNNNNNNNNNNNNNTCTCGGCTCCCTCGCGGGGCAGGGCACAGGGTCGCCGCGGCGGGCGCCCGTTCGCGCCTGCGCGAAACGCCGCGGCCGCGCTGGCCGACGGGGCCTGGCCCTGGGGGCGGGGCGACGGGCGGACGGGCGGGCTCCGCGGCCAATCAGCGGCGGGCGCGGCCGGCGTGGCTTCCGCTTCCGGCGGGGCTCGGGAGGCCGGGCCGCGCagtccccgccgccgccgccgcgccatGCCCCTGCACCGGTTCCCCGTCCGCCTCTGGAAGCGGCTCCGGCTGCGGGAGGGCATCTGCGCGCGCCTGCCCCCGCACTTCCTGCGCTCCCTGGAGGCGGCGAGGACGCCCACCCCCGTCCACTACAGGCCCCACGGGGCCGCGGTCAAGGTCAACCCCAGGAACGGGCAGCGTGGAGGACGTGCCCATCCCCATTTACTACCCGCCCGAGGCCCAGCTGGGGCTGTGGGGCGGCGAGGGCTGGATCCTGGGCCACAGATACGTGAACAACGACAAGGTGGGGGCCCGCGCGTGGGCGCGTGGGCGCCAGGGCACAGCGGCCGGCGCTGCTGGGGGTTTGCCGGGGTGGTGGAGACGCAGCTCCACAAAGCGCGCCGGCGCAAGCCAAGAACCCCAACTCCCGCAAACGCGAGGCACGAAGCCGCCTGGGTACCGGCGGCGGCGAGGACGAGGGCGAGGAGGGGGTTGGCGAGGTGGCGGCTGACGCAGGACCAGGCAGCCCGAGCCCGCCCGCCACCCGACGCTCCCTGCCTGAGACCTTGAAGCGGCTGCCGAGCCCTTCCCGCGGAGGCCTCCGGGCCATCGGCCTCCGTCCCTGCCTCCTGGCCTGGCATCTCCCTTTGCCTTTGGCCTCGGTCCTTGGTTCCGAACGTGGCAGCCCTTGAACCGCGGGCCGTGGATGTGTGCACCTGCAGCGTGCGGCAGTCACCTGGGGCAAGGGCGGTGGTGCTGAGCAGGCGGGGAGGAGCTGACCTTTGGGGTgcagccaggcccagggtggGTGCTAAGGTTGACGCGTGTCCTCCAGTCTCGCCACCACACCGTCCTGCGCTGGAGTCTTTCTCCCAGGAAAGGCTGACACGCAGGCAGGGACCCCGCGGCCGTCCCCCAGAAAGGCGCAGGCAGGAGCCCATGCGCTCACAGGCCCCGTGGTGTCAGTTCTCAAAGAGGGTGAAGAAGATCTGGAGGCCCCAGCTGTTCCAGCGCGAGCTGTACAGCGAGATCCTGGACAGGAAGTTCACGGTGACCGTCACCATGAGGACGCTGGACCTCATCGACGAGGCCTTTGGGTTCGACTTCTACATCCTCAAGGCAAGTCGAGTCCGTGGGTGGCGGGGGCTCACAGCTGGCCAGCGGCTCCTGGGGGCCCACTCTGCAGCCATGTTGGGCATTCTGGAGTCGGGGGGCGGAGGCTGGGGGGTTCAGCCCTTTTCTGGGCATCCCCAAAGGACAGTCTGTTGTGGGTCCCAACCCCAGGCCTGGACACTCGCGCTACCTGCCTTGCCCAGCCCACTTTGCAGTCCAGCCGGAGTGGGGCAGAGGGGGGTCCCGGCAGGGAGGCGGCGAGCAGGGGCCCGGCGGTCAGCATCTGGCCCCACGTACAGCCCCCTGCCAGACCCCGCAGGAGGACCTGTGCTCCAAGTTCGGGATGGACCTGAAGCGGGGGGATGCTGCTGCGGCTGGCCAGGCAGGACCCCCAGCTGCACCCGGACGACCCTGGGCGTAGGGCGGCCATCTACAGCAAGTACAAGGTGAGGGCTCGGCTGCGCTTCACGCCTCCTCGTCGCACCCGCCGGCGCCCTGGGCCTCACGGTGCTGTCCCCGCTGCCCACCCAGGAGTTCGTCATCCCGGAGGCTGAGGCCGAGTGGGTCGGCCTGACGCTAACCGAGGCCGTGGAGAAGCAGAGGCTCCTGGAGGAGAAGGTGAGCGCAGAGGGGGCCTCCTGCCGCCCGGGGCTTGGCGAGGAGCCGTGGCCCCCCGGGCGCCACGCAGGCTCCCTTCCCGCTCTCCGCTCCCGGGCTGGCTTCCCGGGGCTGATGGAC
Above is a window of Dasypus novemcinctus isolate mDasNov1 chromosome 23, mDasNov1.1.hap2, whole genome shotgun sequence DNA encoding:
- the MRPL28 gene encoding LOW QUALITY PROTEIN: large ribosomal subunit protein bL28m (The sequence of the model RefSeq protein was modified relative to this genomic sequence to represent the inferred CDS: inserted 2 bases in 1 codon; deleted 1 base in 1 codon) — its product is MPLHRFPVRLWKRLRLREGICARLPPHFLRSLEAARTPTPVHYRPHGAAVKVNPRNGQRXEDVPIPIYYPPEAQLGLWGGEGWILGHRYVNNDKFSKRVKKIWRPQLFQRELYSEILDRKFTVTVTMRTLDLIDEAFGFDFYILKTPQEDLCSKFGMDLKRGMLLRLARQDPQLHPDDPGRRAAIYSKYKEFVIPEAEAEWVGLTLTEAVEKQRLLEEKEPTPLFLVCVEELVERLQQQALAEPAVMQKRSSGS